The genomic region GCATACTGGCTGGAGTTGAAATCATACTTTGAAGCGGAAAAGATAACATTTCCATTTTTGTTGCTTCGGAATTCGGCCTTGCTGCAGACAGCTAAGCAAAATGGGAAACGCGAACGTTTAAATATTTCCATACCTGAACTTTTTCTGAAACAGCATGAACTTATAAACAGGAAAGTAAGGAAGATTTCAAATATAGATATAGACTTTTCACCACAAAAGGAACATCTGGTTAAGCAGTTTCAACATATGTATGATCTGGCTGAACAAACAGATGAAACCTTCCTGGGAGCTGTAAAAGCTCAGGAGGTGAAGCAGTTGAAAGGACTAGATAATCTCGAAAATAGACTTTTGAAAGCGCAAAAAAGGAAGCTGAAAGATGAGGTAGAGAGGATAGCTAAACTTCAGAACGATCTATTTCCGAATCGCAGCCTACAGGAAAGACAAACCAATTTTTCTGAGTTTTACGTAGAATTTGGTGAAGAACTTATCAAAAACCTTTTAGAGAATTTAGATCCCCTGGAATCTAACTTTAAAATTTTGACTTTTGGAAAAGAATAGAATGCATACCATAGATATGGATCTTGTGGAAATGACCCTCGATGTCATGAAATATACAATAGATCGTATCTCCAACGTAACACCTGAACTTGGGTCACCCAAAAAAGAAGAGGATTTACTAAGAATTGTAGGAGAGACCATCACTCCTGAAGGAATAGGTGGAGAAAATGCCTTCCAGTTATTCAGAGATGTACTGGTAAAGGCAACTGTTCCTATAGATCACCCGCGCCACCTGGCATTTGTACCGGCCGCACCTACCAGGGCAGCGATCATGTTTGACCTTGTGACTTCGGCTTCAAGTATTCATGGAGCTTACTGGATGGAAGGTGCTGGTGGAATTTTTTGTGAGAACCAGGCTATGAAATGGCTGGTTTCCCTTACCAAATTACCTGAAGGTGCTTTTGGTGTTTTTACCAGTGGTGGTACAGCCGCCAATCTTTCGGCGCTGGTGACCGCCAGAGAAGAATGGAGGGAACAAAAGCCAGGTCATGCCAGAGACAGAGCCTTATTATTGGCCTCGACCGGAGCTCATAGTTCTATTAAATCTATGGCGAAAGTGATGGATGCAGATATCCAGCTTATTGATTCTGAAGAAGAATATCTATCCGGAACTGAGTTGAGAAAGGCACTGGATGAAATGGATGAAAATGATCGAAACAGATTATTTGCAATCGTTGCTACCGGTGGTACCACGAATGCCGGAATCATAGATGATCTGCAGGGGATAGCAGATATATGTGAGGAAGAAAATATCTGGTTGCATGTAGACTGCGCATATGGTGGAGGAGCACTCGCGGCGAATTCGGTAAGACATCTTTTCAACGGAATAGAGAAAGCAGACAGTATCACTATAGATCCTCATAAATGGCTGTTTTCTCCTTACGATTGCGGGGCTGTTATTTATAAGAATTTAGAGCTCGCTAAAAAAGCACATTCTCAGAAAGGTGCTTACCTGGAGATCTTCAAGGATGAAGGGGCGCAGGGATTTAACCCGGCAGATTATCAAATTCAGCTTACCCGACGACTTCGCGGAATGCCATTGTGGTTCTCATTGGCGATGCATGGTACCAATAAATATAAAAAGGCGATTGAGCGTGGGATAGAGCTGGCTAAAATTGCCGCCGAGAAGGTCAAAAAGAATAACGAACTTGAGTTGGTAAGACCGGCAAGTTTATCGGTAGTTCTATTCAAGAGAAAAGGATGGGTTGCAGAGGATTATCGGGACTGGACCTACAAAAATCATAATTCTGGTTTTGCACTGGTTACTCCCTCACTTTGGAAGGAGGAAAGCGTAATAAGATTTTGTTTTATAAATCCGGATACTACAGAAAAGGATATAGATGAAATTCTGGCGACACTGAGTTAGTTGTAAGTTTCTGTTAATTTGAAACTTAGCTGCTATTTTTCATATATTAGAATACCCTTTTGAGGGAAACAATTAACCAACTAAACCAATTTTAATTATGAAAAAAGTAATTGTACTGTTCTGTGCAGCTGTTTCAATGTGTTTTACTATGAATTCTCAGGGTTCTTCTGATGTTAAATCTGTGATCGAAAAGAATTCTAAAAGTATGCAGGAAGCCATGGAAAATGGAGACTATGATGCATTCGGTTCTTTCTTTGCCGAAGATGTGATGTTTAAAATGTCTGGGGAGGAAGCTTTAAACGGAAGAGAAGCCGTAACGAATGCGCATAAGCCCATGGCCGATCAAAATTTGAAGTTAGTTGTCCAAACGAATGAAGTTCTTGATTTTGGCGACTATGCTCATGAAATTGGTAGCTACGAAATCCATACTGCAGACGGACAAAAGGTTGATCATGGACAATATTCCACTTTATGGAAGAATATTGATGGTGAGTGGAAAATATACCGTGACTTTGTAAGTACATCGGCTGGCGCAGGCCAACACTAGTAAATAAGATCAATCAATTTCATACTCCAGCCTCATAGTAATTGAGGCTGTTTTATTTTTATCTGCAGTATTATAAGCGCCGCTCCAGCTATAATCTTCTCCACTATTTTGTCCCGTAATTTGAAATACACCCATGTTTGCGCTCTTTAGATCTCCGAGGGATTCGCCACTATTGGCAGCGATCTTTTCCGCTCTTAACCGAGCATCTTCGGTAGCTTTAGAGATCATCTGGATTTTCAGATCGGCGATCTTAGTGTAGTAATATCTGGGTGGTGAGGAATTGAACTGAACTCCCTTGTTCAGTAATTCAGTAATTTCACGAGATACACTTTCTATAAGCTCAACTTCTGTTGATTCAATTTTTATTGGCTGGATGAGTTCATATCCTTTAAAGATGCTACCGGTAAAATTTCCGTTTTGATATTGATTTTCCATCTGTTCAATCGTCTGCACAGAGTTGAAAACGATATTTTCGGCCTTAATGCCCTGGTCAACTAAATATTTTCTAACGATTTCCTTATCCCGGTTCAATTGGGTATAGGCTTCCTCAAGGTTAGGATTCATCCTGCTGAATCTACCTTCCCAAACTATAAGGTCTGAAATGAAATTTTCACTTCCAGATCCCGTCACCGAGATCACACCATCTGGATTTGCTCTTGAAACGTAAGAATCGCCCAGAAACCAGGCTGCTAGGACTATCGCGATAGAAAAGATGATCGCACTAATGTATTTCATGGGTAGATGTTTATGCTTAATTAAATATAGAAATTTTATCAAATCCTTTGCTTTCATTTTTTCTCGTTTTCCTATTTTTGCGCATGCAAAACAACGTACTCATCCTAGACTTTGGCTCGCAGTACACCCAGCTTATAGCACGAAGAGTTAGAGAGCTGAATATTTACTGCGAAATTTATCCTTATCACAAAATACCAGAAGATTTATCAGGTTTTAAAGCAGTCATCCTTTCCGGAAGTCCATTTTCGGTAAGAGCTGAAGATGCACCGCACCCAGATCTTTCACAAATTCGTGGCAAACTACCGGTTTTGGCAGTTTGTTATGGCGCACAATACCTGGCGCATTTCTCAGGGGGAAAAGTAGAACCTTCAGATACCAGGGAATATGGTAGAGCCAATCTTTCTGTGATCAAGGATGCTGAACCTTTATTTGAAAATATTAAGGAGAATTCACAGGTTTGGATGAGCCATAGTGATTCTATTATCGACCTTCCTGAAAATGGAGTGAGACTGGCCAGTACCTCAGATGTACTGAACGCGGCTTACAGAATTGAAGGGGAAGAAACTTTTGCTATACAGTTCCATCCAGAGGTATATCACTCTACAGATGGAAAGCAATTGCTGGAGAATTTTCTAGTAAAGATCGCCGGCACCAAACAAACCTGGACTCCGGGAGCTTTTGTGGATCTTACGGTTTCAGAGCTTAAGGAAAAGATCGGAGATGATAAGGTAGTATTAGGTCTTAGTGGTGGAGTTGATTCTACCGTAGCGGCAGTTCTTCTTCATAAAGCTATCGGAAAAAACCTTTATTGCATTTTTGTAAATAATGGTCTTTTAAGAAAGAACGAATTCGAAAGCGTTCTGGATCAATATAAACATATGGGGCTTAACGTTAAGGGAGTTGATGCTTCGGCACGATTTCTGGATGCTCTAAAAGGATTAAGCGATCCTGAGGAAAAGCGTAAAGCCATCGGGAATACTTTTATTGAAGTTTTTGACGACGAAGCGCATGAGATAAAGGATGTGGTTTACCTTGCACAAGGAACCATTTATCCAGATGTTATTGAATCGGTTTCAGTAAACGGACCTTCGGTGACG from Gramella sp. MT6 harbors:
- a CDS encoding aminotransferase class V-fold PLP-dependent enzyme, whose translation is MHTIDMDLVEMTLDVMKYTIDRISNVTPELGSPKKEEDLLRIVGETITPEGIGGENAFQLFRDVLVKATVPIDHPRHLAFVPAAPTRAAIMFDLVTSASSIHGAYWMEGAGGIFCENQAMKWLVSLTKLPEGAFGVFTSGGTAANLSALVTAREEWREQKPGHARDRALLLASTGAHSSIKSMAKVMDADIQLIDSEEEYLSGTELRKALDEMDENDRNRLFAIVATGGTTNAGIIDDLQGIADICEEENIWLHVDCAYGGGALAANSVRHLFNGIEKADSITIDPHKWLFSPYDCGAVIYKNLELAKKAHSQKGAYLEIFKDEGAQGFNPADYQIQLTRRLRGMPLWFSLAMHGTNKYKKAIERGIELAKIAAEKVKKNNELELVRPASLSVVLFKRKGWVAEDYRDWTYKNHNSGFALVTPSLWKEESVIRFCFINPDTTEKDIDEILATLS
- a CDS encoding nuclear transport factor 2 family protein gives rise to the protein MNSQGSSDVKSVIEKNSKSMQEAMENGDYDAFGSFFAEDVMFKMSGEEALNGREAVTNAHKPMADQNLKLVVQTNEVLDFGDYAHEIGSYEIHTADGQKVDHGQYSTLWKNIDGEWKIYRDFVSTSAGAGQH
- a CDS encoding SIMPL domain-containing protein (The SIMPL domain is named for its presence in mouse protein SIMPL (signalling molecule that associates with mouse pelle-like kinase). Bacterial member BP26, from Brucella, was shown to assemble into a channel-like structure, while YggE from E. coli has been associated with resistance to oxidative stress.); translated protein: MKYISAIIFSIAIVLAAWFLGDSYVSRANPDGVISVTGSGSENFISDLIVWEGRFSRMNPNLEEAYTQLNRDKEIVRKYLVDQGIKAENIVFNSVQTIEQMENQYQNGNFTGSIFKGYELIQPIKIESTEVELIESVSREITELLNKGVQFNSSPPRYYYTKIADLKIQMISKATEDARLRAEKIAANSGESLGDLKSANMGVFQITGQNSGEDYSWSGAYNTADKNKTASITMRLEYEID
- the guaA gene encoding glutamine-hydrolyzing GMP synthase, with protein sequence MQNNVLILDFGSQYTQLIARRVRELNIYCEIYPYHKIPEDLSGFKAVILSGSPFSVRAEDAPHPDLSQIRGKLPVLAVCYGAQYLAHFSGGKVEPSDTREYGRANLSVIKDAEPLFENIKENSQVWMSHSDSIIDLPENGVRLASTSDVLNAAYRIEGEETFAIQFHPEVYHSTDGKQLLENFLVKIAGTKQTWTPGAFVDLTVSELKEKIGDDKVVLGLSGGVDSTVAAVLLHKAIGKNLYCIFVNNGLLRKNEFESVLDQYKHMGLNVKGVDASARFLDALKGLSDPEEKRKAIGNTFIEVFDDEAHEIKDVVYLAQGTIYPDVIESVSVNGPSVTIKSHHNVGGLPDFMKLKVVEPLRMLFKDEVRRVGKELGIDKELLGRHPFPGPGLAIRILGDITAEKVRILQEVDHVFIQGLRDWMLYDKVWQAGAILLPIQSVGVMGDERTYEQVVALRAVESTDGMTADWVNLPYEFLQKTSNTIINRVKGVNRVVYDISSKPPATIEWE